A window of the Eubalaena glacialis isolate mEubGla1 chromosome 9, mEubGla1.1.hap2.+ XY, whole genome shotgun sequence genome harbors these coding sequences:
- the LOC133098294 gene encoding large ribosomal subunit protein eL37-like, producing the protein MMKGTSSFGKRWNKTHALCRCGSKVYHLQKSNCGKCGYTAKRKREHNWSAKAKRRNTTGTGRMRHLKIVYHTFRHGFCEGTTPKPKRAAVAASSSS; encoded by the coding sequence ATGATGAAGGGAACGTCATCGTTTGGAAAGCGTTGGAATAAGACGCACGCGTTGTGCCGCTGTGGCTCTAAGGTCTACCACCTTCAGAAGTCGAACTGTGGCAAATGTGGCTACACTgccaagagaaagagagagcataACTGGAGTGCTAAAGCTAAAAGACGAAATACCACCGGGACTGGTCGAATGAGGCACCTAAAAATTGTATACCACACATTCAGGCATGGATTCTGTGAAGGAACCACACCTAAACCCAAGAGGGCAGCTGTTGCAGCATCCAGTTCGTCTTAA